Proteins found in one Micromonospora sp. WMMD1082 genomic segment:
- a CDS encoding DUF4194 domain-containing protein, whose protein sequence is MTQLMKGVVYRDTHTAAWHHLSVLQPHVRDHVAVLGLVVVVDESEGYAYLKSRPEDPDLPPVPRLVPRRSLSFHVSLLLALLRRKLAEADASGSDPRLVLSRRQIIDMLTVFMPSGADDARLVDQIDAHLTKVIELGFLRRTKDKEPSFEVRRIVKAFVDAQWLADFDARLAEYAAELSPDAEGAA, encoded by the coding sequence GTGACCCAGCTGATGAAGGGCGTGGTCTACCGCGATACCCACACGGCGGCGTGGCACCACCTGTCAGTCCTGCAGCCGCACGTCCGCGACCACGTCGCTGTGCTCGGCCTGGTCGTCGTCGTTGACGAGTCGGAGGGCTACGCCTATCTGAAGTCCCGACCTGAGGACCCGGACCTTCCGCCTGTGCCGCGGCTGGTGCCTCGTCGGTCCCTGTCGTTTCACGTCAGTCTCCTGCTGGCATTGCTGCGCCGCAAACTTGCCGAGGCAGACGCCAGCGGGTCCGACCCTCGACTCGTTCTCTCTCGCCGCCAGATCATCGACATGCTCACCGTGTTCATGCCCTCGGGTGCCGACGACGCCCGCCTGGTGGACCAGATCGATGCGCATCTGACAAAGGTCATCGAGTTGGGCTTCCTACGCCGGACAAAGGACAAGGAGCCCAGCTTCGAGGTCCGCCGGATCGTCAAGGCGTTCGTCGACGCCCAGTGGCTCGCGGACTTCGACGCCCGGCTCGCCGAGTACGCCGCCGAACTTTCCCCAGACGCGGAAGGCGCCGCATGA
- a CDS encoding SbcC/MukB-like Walker B domain-containing protein — MTQHGYRLHRLEVRNWGTFDQRIWTFHVDGADSLLTGDIGSGKSTLVDAVTTLLLPANKISYNKAAGAETRERSLRSYVLGYYKSESNDATGTSRPVGLRAGSCFSVILGVFTDESLGTTVTLAQVFWLHDGNSGQPERFYVTAGTALTIADDFLNFGTEISQLRRRLRQYGAKIADHFPEYGQDFRRRLGIASEQAMDLFHQTVSMKAVGNLNDFVRSHMLEPFDSAAVIRQLISHFDDLNRAHDAVLRAREQIAGLTPIIDACDAHERLGRTLETVDAQRAALPHLTARRSADLLDEQIAALADDRERNQGLVRQVDHDIKGMEDAHRRADLAREGLGGGRLGELERHITDMENTLDLRRNRLSSLNALLDAAKLARIADASTFAARQAAVTQEIQQHDSEVADLHTAATDAGVAVRDLEKEAAEVNDELRSLNGRPSNIPRHNLALRQRLCAAIELPEGELPYVGELIQVRAEHAEWEGAAERVLRGFALSLLVPEEHYRAVADWVDGHHLGGRLVYYRVPLAVLRPADKPTADDALLLCDTLDLQDSPLSAWLKRELRHRASHRCVTSMADFRHEPKAITRTGQLKDPSGRHEKDDRGRIDDRSQYVLGWSSESKIEALIAEATRIDALLRAARATERKHGDALKKLSLRLADLHKITMFSDFTDLDWETASRQAGLLREEKQRIEAGAQGIVELTAELERLSGLITDAKVRRDEHHKAITVAETESAAATQRRTEADDFLHDPSHDAATAHFPQLMALIPAPPATPDGWYRLRDSLTTTLNRQREDTMKKQNQESNKAVGLMAAFRSRYPVDCAEMDASLAAHAEYRAMHQRLVHDDLPRFEDEFKTYLNTNAIRDIATFHSQLRQQAALINERIATINESLVGIDYNPGRYIRLDGNPTPNVEIREFRTELRACTDDALGNDDSEQYSERKFLQVKALVERFRGREGQTEPDRAWTRRVTDVRNWFTFTATERWRDGNAEYETYADSGGKSGGQKEKLAYTILAASLAYQFRLDADTTGTFRFVVIDEAFGRGSDDSTRFALALFQRLGLQLLIVTPLQKIHVIEPHVSAVGFVDNPTGNFSRLQTLSIEEYQHRRQAHTEASTEI, encoded by the coding sequence ATGACACAACATGGCTACCGTCTGCACCGTCTCGAAGTCCGCAACTGGGGCACCTTCGACCAGCGGATCTGGACATTCCACGTCGACGGAGCCGACAGCCTTCTCACCGGCGACATCGGCTCCGGGAAATCAACCCTCGTCGACGCGGTGACCACCCTCCTGTTACCGGCCAACAAGATCTCCTACAACAAGGCGGCCGGAGCCGAGACTCGCGAACGATCACTGCGCTCCTACGTGCTCGGGTACTACAAGTCAGAAAGCAATGACGCGACCGGCACATCCCGGCCGGTCGGCTTGCGCGCAGGTAGCTGCTTCTCGGTGATCCTCGGGGTCTTCACCGACGAGAGCTTGGGCACGACGGTGACCCTCGCGCAGGTGTTCTGGCTGCACGATGGGAACAGCGGCCAACCGGAACGCTTCTACGTCACCGCTGGCACCGCACTGACGATCGCCGACGACTTCCTCAACTTCGGCACCGAGATCAGCCAACTGCGTCGACGGCTACGCCAGTACGGGGCGAAGATCGCCGATCACTTTCCCGAATACGGTCAGGACTTCCGTCGCCGGCTCGGCATCGCCTCAGAGCAGGCGATGGATCTGTTCCACCAGACTGTGTCGATGAAAGCGGTCGGGAACCTCAACGACTTCGTCCGGAGCCACATGCTCGAGCCCTTCGACTCCGCAGCGGTGATCCGTCAACTCATCAGCCACTTCGACGACCTCAATCGCGCCCATGACGCCGTTCTCCGGGCGCGAGAGCAGATCGCCGGACTCACCCCGATCATCGATGCCTGCGACGCACACGAACGACTCGGGCGAACCCTGGAAACAGTGGATGCCCAACGCGCCGCGCTGCCACACCTGACCGCACGCCGTAGCGCTGATCTCCTGGACGAGCAGATCGCAGCCCTGGCCGACGACAGAGAACGCAACCAAGGGCTCGTTCGCCAGGTCGATCACGACATCAAAGGCATGGAGGACGCGCACCGCCGCGCCGACCTCGCCCGGGAAGGCCTCGGCGGCGGCCGCCTCGGCGAACTCGAACGCCACATCACCGACATGGAGAACACCCTCGACCTGCGGCGCAACCGCCTGAGCAGCCTTAACGCGCTACTCGACGCCGCCAAGCTAGCGCGAATCGCTGACGCCTCCACGTTCGCTGCCCGACAGGCGGCCGTGACGCAAGAGATTCAGCAGCACGACAGCGAGGTCGCCGACCTACACACCGCCGCCACCGACGCAGGTGTCGCTGTTCGAGACCTCGAAAAGGAGGCCGCAGAGGTCAACGATGAGCTGCGCAGCCTCAATGGCCGGCCGAGCAACATCCCCCGGCACAACCTGGCCCTCCGGCAGCGACTGTGCGCCGCAATCGAACTGCCGGAAGGCGAGCTGCCCTACGTGGGTGAACTGATTCAGGTGCGTGCCGAGCACGCGGAGTGGGAGGGCGCCGCAGAGCGCGTGCTGAGAGGCTTCGCGCTCTCGCTGCTCGTCCCCGAAGAGCACTACCGAGCGGTCGCCGACTGGGTTGACGGTCACCACCTGGGCGGGCGGCTCGTTTACTACCGCGTGCCGCTCGCCGTGCTCCGGCCGGCTGACAAGCCAACGGCCGACGATGCTCTCCTGCTTTGTGACACGCTCGACCTGCAAGACAGCCCGCTCAGCGCCTGGCTCAAGCGGGAGCTGCGGCACCGCGCGTCGCATCGATGCGTCACCTCGATGGCCGACTTCCGGCACGAACCCAAGGCGATCACCCGTACTGGTCAGCTCAAGGACCCATCCGGGCGACACGAGAAGGACGACCGCGGGCGCATCGACGACCGCAGCCAGTACGTCCTTGGTTGGTCCAGCGAGTCCAAGATCGAGGCGCTCATCGCCGAGGCAACACGTATCGACGCCCTCCTGCGAGCAGCACGCGCCACCGAGCGCAAGCATGGCGACGCCCTCAAGAAGCTGAGCCTGCGGCTGGCGGACCTGCACAAAATCACCATGTTCAGTGACTTCACCGACCTCGACTGGGAAACAGCCTCCCGCCAAGCGGGGCTTCTACGTGAGGAGAAACAACGCATCGAGGCAGGCGCCCAGGGAATCGTGGAGCTCACCGCCGAACTCGAACGCCTCAGCGGTCTCATCACCGACGCGAAAGTCCGCCGCGACGAACACCACAAAGCAATCACGGTAGCGGAAACCGAGTCGGCCGCAGCCACGCAACGGCGCACCGAGGCCGACGACTTCCTTCACGATCCCAGCCATGACGCAGCGACCGCTCACTTCCCCCAACTGATGGCTCTCATCCCCGCCCCGCCGGCCACCCCGGACGGCTGGTACCGGCTCCGCGACAGCCTCACGACGACGCTGAACCGTCAACGCGAGGACACCATGAAAAAGCAGAATCAGGAGAGCAACAAGGCCGTCGGCCTGATGGCGGCCTTCCGCAGCAGGTATCCCGTCGACTGCGCCGAGATGGACGCCTCGCTCGCCGCCCATGCTGAGTACCGGGCCATGCATCAGCGCCTCGTCCACGATGACCTGCCCCGCTTCGAGGACGAATTCAAGACCTACCTCAACACCAACGCCATCCGCGACATCGCCACCTTCCACTCCCAGCTACGTCAGCAGGCTGCGCTCATCAATGAACGCATCGCGACCATCAATGAGTCCCTCGTCGGTATCGACTACAACCCAGGTCGATACATCCGGCTCGATGGGAACCCCACACCCAACGTCGAAATCCGCGAGTTTCGCACCGAGCTGCGGGCATGCACCGACGACGCCCTCGGCAACGACGACTCAGAGCAGTACTCCGAGCGCAAGTTCCTCCAGGTCAAGGCCCTCGTCGAACGGTTCAGAGGCCGCGAGGGCCAGACGGAACCCGACCGCGCCTGGACCAGGCGCGTCACCGACGTCCGCAACTGGTTCACCTTCACCGCCACCGAGCGCTGGCGAGACGGCAACGCCGAGTACGAGACCTATGCCGACTCCGGCGGCAAGTCCGGCGGGCAGAAGGAAAAACTCGCCTACACCATCCTGGCAGCATCCCTGGCCTACCAGTTCCGCCTCGACGCCGACACCACCGGCACCTTCCGCTTCGTCGTCATCGACGAAGCCTTCGGCCGCGGCTCTGACGACTCCACCCGCTTCGCCCTCGCCCTGTTTCAGCGCCTCGGCCTGCAACTGCTGATCGTCACGCCCCTGCAGAAGATCCACGTCATCGAGCCACACGTATCCGCCGTCGGCTTCGTCGACAATCCCACCGGCAACTTCTCCCGACTACAGACACTGAGCATCGAGGAATACCAACACCGGCGGCAAGCCCACACGGAAGCCTCAACGGAGATCTAG
- a CDS encoding DUF433 domain-containing protein, with protein MSVLEREVFSEAEAARLLRVAQSTLHYWLEGDKRRGKSYKPILRTEPRGGRSVTWAEFVEAGLLREYRRTHRVPMVELRAFIDLLRERFDVPYPLADRRPYVAGRKLVLEAQTAAGLDPDYCLVAVVGGQLLLTPPSAAFWERVTWDGDLAAGWRPDPNPQSPVRILPDVRFGRPSIKGISTETIWEQDEVGLNVDEIAETYQLDIADVRWALAYENSQRAA; from the coding sequence GTGAGCGTCCTTGAGCGTGAAGTCTTCTCCGAGGCCGAGGCGGCACGGCTGCTGCGCGTCGCCCAGTCGACGCTGCACTACTGGCTTGAGGGCGACAAACGGCGAGGCAAGAGCTACAAGCCGATCCTGCGCACCGAACCGCGCGGCGGCCGCTCCGTGACGTGGGCCGAGTTCGTCGAGGCTGGCCTGCTGCGTGAGTACCGCCGCACCCATCGAGTGCCAATGGTCGAGCTGCGGGCCTTCATTGACCTGCTCCGGGAGCGGTTCGACGTCCCCTACCCCCTGGCCGACCGCCGCCCCTACGTCGCCGGCCGTAAACTGGTTCTCGAAGCACAGACGGCTGCTGGCCTCGACCCGGACTACTGCCTAGTGGCTGTCGTCGGTGGCCAACTGCTGCTCACACCACCCTCGGCCGCATTTTGGGAACGCGTGACGTGGGACGGCGACCTTGCCGCCGGTTGGCGTCCAGACCCCAACCCCCAGTCCCCCGTGCGCATCCTGCCGGACGTCCGCTTCGGCCGGCCGTCGATCAAGGGCATCAGCACCGAAACGATCTGGGAGCAGGACGAAGTCGGGCTCAACGTCGATGAGATAGCCGAGACCTACCAACTCGACATCGCCGACGTTCGATGGGCGCTGGCATACGAGAACTCCCAGCGAGCGGCGTGA
- a CDS encoding DUF3375 domain-containing protein, with translation MEYDEIDWLRRQDQAWRLLRADHAPLVLRFLGQVFVDDNIRSISGDQLAERLDDTLFALNEQYGEATFPKNARAYLGDWADAGWLRRYYPPDSDEVHFDATPAVERALAWVRTLQAREFVGTESRLNIGVDLLRQMAFGAETDSDARLEELQRRRGEIDAEIARVRVGDFTILDDAAQRDRYQQFVATARSLLGDLREVEENFRALDRRVRERIAAWQGSKGELLDEIVGGRHAISGSDQGRSFDAFYDFLLSIRRQEEFTDLLERVQTLAAVGQVDHRITRVQHDWLNAAGRTQSTVRLLSEQLRRFLDDQAWLENRRVMDVLRSIEAHALILRDGDTSAVKTSIDDTKVDVVLPMERPLYRPRAGHAVDSVTAEEPTGQVDLSALFEQVYVDPARLIAAVRDLLREQSQVPLRDVMSRHPLKEGLAELVAYLSLDDGSFTVTFDEARRESITWTDAAGGRRTATAPTVMFVRDREDSGR, from the coding sequence GTGGAGTACGACGAGATTGACTGGCTGCGCAGGCAGGACCAGGCCTGGCGGCTGCTTCGCGCCGACCACGCCCCACTGGTGCTGCGGTTCCTGGGACAGGTGTTCGTCGACGACAACATCCGGTCAATTTCGGGGGACCAGCTGGCCGAACGGCTCGATGACACCCTGTTCGCGCTCAACGAACAGTACGGCGAGGCAACGTTTCCGAAGAACGCCCGCGCCTACCTTGGTGACTGGGCGGATGCGGGCTGGCTACGCCGGTACTACCCGCCGGACTCCGACGAGGTGCACTTCGACGCGACCCCTGCCGTCGAACGCGCTCTGGCATGGGTGCGGACTCTGCAGGCGCGCGAGTTCGTTGGTACGGAGTCACGGCTCAACATCGGGGTTGATCTGCTCCGGCAGATGGCCTTTGGTGCCGAGACCGACTCCGACGCACGCCTGGAGGAGTTACAACGACGCCGCGGTGAGATCGACGCGGAGATCGCTCGGGTTCGCGTGGGCGACTTCACAATCCTCGACGATGCTGCCCAACGCGACCGGTACCAACAGTTCGTGGCGACAGCGCGCAGCCTGCTCGGCGATCTGCGGGAGGTAGAGGAAAACTTCCGCGCCCTGGACCGTCGGGTACGTGAGCGGATCGCGGCCTGGCAGGGATCGAAGGGCGAACTGCTCGATGAGATTGTCGGTGGCCGCCACGCGATCTCCGGGTCCGACCAGGGCCGCAGCTTCGACGCGTTCTACGACTTCCTCCTGTCGATCCGACGACAGGAGGAGTTCACCGACCTGCTGGAACGCGTGCAGACCCTGGCCGCCGTCGGACAGGTCGATCACCGCATCACCCGCGTGCAGCACGACTGGTTGAACGCGGCCGGCCGAACCCAATCGACGGTACGGCTACTCTCGGAACAGCTCCGCCGGTTCCTTGACGACCAAGCGTGGCTGGAAAATCGCAGGGTCATGGATGTCCTGCGCAGTATCGAAGCGCACGCGCTGATCCTGCGCGACGGCGACACGTCGGCGGTGAAAACGTCGATTGACGACACGAAGGTCGATGTCGTGTTGCCGATGGAACGGCCGCTGTACCGGCCCCGGGCCGGGCATGCCGTCGACAGCGTCACCGCCGAGGAACCTACCGGGCAGGTCGACCTGTCCGCGCTGTTCGAACAGGTCTATGTCGACCCCGCCCGTCTGATAGCCGCCGTGCGTGACCTGCTGCGCGAGCAGTCTCAGGTGCCCCTGCGAGACGTGATGAGCCGTCATCCGTTGAAAGAGGGCCTAGCTGAGCTTGTCGCCTACCTGTCGTTGGACGACGGCTCGTTCACGGTGACATTCGACGAGGCGCGTCGCGAATCGATCACCTGGACCGATGCCGCAGGCGGTCGTCGCACCGCGACCGCTCCGACCGTGATGTTCGTCCGCGACAGGGAGGACAGCGGCCGGTGA
- a CDS encoding IS256 family transposase, translating into MADKKNAVQLPRPSAAEVEFAQQLVQRAKADGVSLVGPGGLLAGITRTVLESALDAELDAHLDEVGVDEESGRRTNIRNGHGAKTVQTEVGPVRIQVPRDRTGSFTPRIVPKHVRRLDGFNEAILSLYAKGLTTGEIAAHLADVYDADVSRELISRVTDSVVDEMEAWRQRPLDRVYPVVFIDALVMKIRQGQVANRPVYVVVGISLDGERDVLGMWAGTGGEGAKQWAGYLTELRNRGVEDVFMVCSDGLKGMTDAIEQVWPQAVHQQCVVHLVRASLRYTNRKDWQKITPALRDIYTAPTVAAAEARFEEFATQFGDQYPAVIRLWRTSWPQFVPFLDYDHEVRKVLYTTNIIESLNARFRQAARRRGHFPTEQAAMKVLYLVVQQKRKGGGSITGRVYGWAKALNALILAYGDRITI; encoded by the coding sequence ATGGCAGACAAGAAGAACGCTGTTCAGCTTCCGCGGCCGTCGGCGGCTGAGGTGGAGTTCGCGCAGCAGTTGGTGCAGCGGGCCAAGGCCGACGGAGTCTCGTTGGTCGGCCCGGGAGGGCTCCTTGCGGGGATCACCCGCACCGTCCTGGAATCAGCGCTCGACGCCGAGTTGGATGCCCACCTCGACGAGGTCGGCGTCGACGAGGAGTCGGGTCGGCGGACCAACATCCGTAACGGGCACGGTGCGAAGACGGTCCAGACCGAGGTCGGGCCGGTGCGGATCCAGGTCCCGCGGGACCGGACGGGGTCGTTCACACCGCGGATCGTCCCGAAGCACGTCCGCCGGTTGGACGGGTTCAACGAGGCGATCCTGTCGCTGTATGCCAAAGGCCTGACGACCGGGGAGATTGCCGCGCATCTGGCGGATGTGTATGACGCTGACGTGTCTCGGGAGTTGATCAGCCGGGTTACCGACAGCGTCGTGGACGAGATGGAGGCCTGGCGGCAACGGCCCCTGGACCGGGTCTATCCGGTGGTGTTCATCGACGCGCTGGTGATGAAGATCCGGCAGGGGCAGGTCGCGAACCGGCCCGTCTACGTCGTGGTCGGGATCAGCCTCGACGGGGAACGCGACGTCCTCGGTATGTGGGCCGGGACCGGCGGTGAGGGCGCCAAGCAGTGGGCCGGCTACCTCACCGAACTACGTAACCGAGGCGTCGAGGACGTGTTCATGGTCTGCTCCGACGGGCTGAAGGGCATGACCGACGCCATCGAGCAGGTCTGGCCGCAGGCGGTGCACCAGCAGTGCGTCGTCCACTTGGTGCGGGCCAGCCTGCGGTACACGAATCGCAAGGACTGGCAGAAGATCACCCCCGCGTTGCGGGACATCTACACCGCCCCCACCGTCGCCGCCGCCGAGGCCCGCTTCGAGGAGTTCGCCACGCAGTTCGGTGACCAGTACCCGGCCGTGATCCGGCTCTGGCGCACCTCCTGGCCACAGTTCGTGCCCTTCCTCGACTACGACCACGAGGTCCGCAAAGTCCTCTACACCACCAACATCATCGAGTCCCTCAACGCCCGGTTCCGTCAGGCCGCCCGCCGACGCGGGCATTTCCCGACCGAGCAGGCCGCGATGAAGGTCCTCTACCTCGTCGTCCAGCAGAAACGTAAGGGCGGCGGGAGCATCACCGGCCGGGTCTACGGTTGGGCCAAGGCCCTCAACGCCCTGATCCTCGCCTACGGCGACCGGATAACCATCTAA
- a CDS encoding nucleotidyltransferase domain-containing protein: MKRQRAALLVEQFLERLDQLQDEWPLRLVTEVYVFGSFARGAPEPADVDLDIEFDGTDWQFAGERAQALSAGRDPHGDLRRPLVGRTRGCQVVYNMRARADLDLTLLWRRGDDLSVALERLRGIAVDPTAARAPRDAMSPEFEGLDRWLPRPVREQLLEAVAMRAIELERVALEDRVVDSAESASYLRERWQPGGVSFRAGQAVLAHYEQQGVDSGSIHLHGQDVRGEVTPYFAGFGLRYLSSAPRCLADYDGVEWLEVVRPTLRGELAALRIRPLDRTRLRKLRW; encoded by the coding sequence ATGAAGAGACAACGGGCGGCGCTGCTTGTCGAGCAATTCCTCGAGCGTCTTGACCAACTGCAGGACGAATGGCCGCTTCGGTTGGTGACCGAGGTGTACGTGTTTGGTTCGTTCGCCCGGGGAGCTCCAGAGCCTGCTGACGTTGATCTGGATATCGAGTTCGATGGGACTGATTGGCAGTTTGCGGGTGAGAGGGCGCAGGCGCTCAGTGCTGGCCGGGATCCACACGGAGACTTGCGCCGGCCGCTGGTCGGCCGGACACGAGGATGTCAGGTGGTCTACAACATGCGGGCGCGGGCGGATCTCGACTTGACGCTGTTGTGGCGCCGGGGTGACGACCTGAGCGTCGCTCTGGAGAGGCTGCGTGGCATCGCGGTAGATCCGACGGCGGCCCGTGCCCCACGGGACGCGATGAGCCCCGAGTTTGAGGGGCTTGACCGGTGGTTGCCGCGACCGGTGCGTGAGCAGCTTCTCGAAGCGGTAGCCATGCGTGCGATCGAACTGGAACGTGTGGCTCTTGAGGACCGCGTTGTGGATAGCGCTGAAAGTGCGTCGTACCTGCGGGAGAGATGGCAGCCCGGCGGTGTGTCGTTCAGAGCGGGGCAAGCCGTGCTCGCCCACTACGAGCAGCAGGGGGTGGACTCAGGTTCTATTCACCTGCATGGGCAGGACGTCCGAGGCGAGGTGACACCGTACTTCGCTGGCTTCGGGCTGCGGTACCTGTCTTCGGCGCCCCGATGCCTTGCCGACTACGACGGTGTGGAGTGGCTTGAGGTTGTCCGTCCGACACTGCGTGGCGAACTGGCGGCACTTCGGATCCGCCCGCTTGACCGAACGCGCCTGCGCAAGTTGCGCTGGTAG
- a CDS encoding Imm1 family immunity protein, giving the protein MSIDITWGRGDGAASVSTVAELDAALDTISHAHSAQLPYCVTLVAPGDGEFPVMLDICVGHPDRSFVYHVAADGSSAWGDQPDLEPGPAFTFDYAGTPTDAWPERTRVTNATARQTARQFLTSGGQRTAALAWETAE; this is encoded by the coding sequence ATGAGTATCGACATCACCTGGGGACGCGGCGACGGCGCCGCGTCGGTCAGCACCGTCGCCGAACTCGACGCCGCACTGGACACGATCAGTCACGCCCACAGCGCACAGCTGCCCTACTGCGTCACCCTCGTCGCTCCCGGCGACGGCGAGTTTCCCGTCATGCTCGACATCTGCGTCGGGCACCCCGATCGGTCGTTCGTTTACCACGTCGCCGCCGACGGCAGCAGCGCTTGGGGAGACCAGCCAGACCTCGAACCCGGGCCCGCGTTCACCTTCGACTACGCCGGCACGCCCACCGACGCCTGGCCCGAACGCACCCGCGTCACCAACGCGACCGCCCGGCAAACGGCACGACAGTTCCTCACTAGCGGCGGGCAACGAACCGCCGCGCTGGCCTGGGAAACCGCCGAATAG
- a CDS encoding Wadjet anti-phage system protein JetD domain-containing protein produces MPARSDSTGWSTFEDVIASLRRRWDRGDFLRHIAQGTPPTPVSVALKGPNVTAIADQFGDVQQWASRWRQTDGSTVRVEYRRVGGRLVGTNQLPHKAWIDTPDALWRTLGVRQLVDRYQVLLDLTHSASPAVAQWAMEHPMKVLHHHQDWTRLLDTATWIGRHGNPATYLRQVDVPGVDTKFIETRRGILAEILDRHLPVERVKIAYPPSAFAERYGMRPKPVLVRIRFLDEHRRSAPFADITVRADELAATPSPVSTIYVVENETTFLAFPAIEDAAVIHGSGYAVAKLEPLTWLHERNIVYWGDIDTHGFAILNRIREIFPHAHSILMDRKTLLAHRGHWGSEPSPTRRALSQLTAEERSLLGDLLDDIFAPSLRLEQEYIRYSAITDALLNSQRGQTTHSEQADRGQDRHSPPTRVTRSLARPATTTPHQADGT; encoded by the coding sequence ATGCCCGCGAGGAGCGACTCCACCGGTTGGAGCACCTTCGAGGACGTCATCGCCAGCCTCAGACGACGCTGGGACCGCGGCGACTTTCTCCGTCACATCGCCCAAGGCACCCCGCCGACGCCGGTCAGCGTTGCGCTCAAAGGGCCGAACGTCACGGCGATCGCCGACCAGTTCGGCGACGTCCAACAGTGGGCGTCCCGCTGGCGGCAGACCGATGGCAGTACCGTACGGGTCGAATATCGACGCGTCGGCGGTCGACTGGTCGGCACCAACCAACTACCGCACAAGGCGTGGATTGACACCCCCGACGCCCTCTGGCGAACGCTCGGCGTTCGCCAGCTAGTCGACCGCTACCAAGTCCTGCTCGACCTGACCCACTCTGCCTCACCGGCGGTAGCTCAGTGGGCCATGGAGCACCCAATGAAGGTCCTTCACCATCACCAAGATTGGACTCGCCTCCTCGACACGGCCACCTGGATCGGTCGGCACGGCAACCCCGCCACCTATCTGCGGCAGGTGGACGTCCCCGGCGTCGACACGAAGTTCATCGAGACACGCCGCGGCATCCTTGCCGAAATCCTGGATCGGCACCTACCCGTCGAGCGGGTCAAGATCGCTTATCCTCCGTCTGCGTTCGCCGAACGTTACGGAATGCGACCCAAGCCGGTGCTGGTTCGGATCCGCTTCCTCGACGAACACCGACGCTCCGCGCCGTTCGCCGACATCACTGTGCGCGCCGACGAGCTGGCCGCGACGCCATCGCCTGTATCGACCATCTACGTCGTCGAGAACGAGACCACCTTCCTTGCCTTCCCCGCCATCGAAGACGCGGCCGTAATTCACGGAAGCGGCTACGCGGTAGCGAAACTCGAGCCGTTAACATGGCTTCACGAACGAAATATCGTCTACTGGGGCGATATCGACACACACGGCTTTGCAATCCTTAATCGAATCCGGGAAATCTTTCCCCATGCACATTCGATACTCATGGACCGAAAAACGTTGCTGGCCCACCGTGGGCATTGGGGATCCGAGCCCAGTCCGACTCGCCGTGCACTCTCCCAGCTCACCGCAGAAGAACGGTCGCTCCTCGGTGACCTCCTCGATGATATCTTCGCGCCTTCGTTGCGGCTTGAGCAGGAGTACATCCGGTACTCCGCTATCACTGATGCCCTGCTGAATAGTCAGCGTGGTCAAACAACACACTCCGAGCAGGCCGACCGTGGCCAGGACAGACACTCGCCGCCCACGCGGGTTACAAGATCCTTGGCGCGCCCAGCGACTACCACACCTCACCAGGCGGACGGAACATAG